The Raoultibacter phocaeensis genome includes a window with the following:
- a CDS encoding sensor domain-containing diguanylate cyclase → MSNPFDIFDALSELVYVSDVATYELLYVNESAARMIEGPWQGRTCFEAIQGLDAPCEFCNNGELGASTCVAWTCYNKQSGRHYSFKDGLIDWNGRAARFEVAFDVTEDARQKAVLQNQLGLETLLVDCIMEFRRTCGIEVDPLPALEKIGRFFKAGRVYIVEIDGELMSNTYEWCNEGVDSQIEASQDVPVSYIDRWMDSFKQRDCVIIEDVEQLKGTSPIEYAILKPQGIARLVVAPIYANEELSGYIGVDDPELERLDLSTSFFKTVGMFLSMEVEQSAIREKLRRMSFEDSLTGVWNRNRFIEDVQRFDEAGPKAGFGVMYIDLNGLKDINDREGHAIGDRSLIDAARILDSSFEKSDVYRLGGDEFVVVSLEADKHQFEHQVAEASTRLSARSCPAAIGTFYAEEPCSVDDAVKFADTRMYQDKRRFYRAMPEASRHQSMYGFSDAAT, encoded by the coding sequence ATGTCAAATCCGTTCGATATTTTCGACGCGCTGTCCGAGTTGGTGTACGTAAGCGACGTTGCAACGTACGAGCTTTTGTACGTGAACGAATCAGCGGCCCGGATGATCGAAGGGCCCTGGCAAGGCCGAACCTGCTTCGAAGCGATCCAAGGCCTCGACGCGCCGTGCGAATTCTGCAACAACGGTGAACTCGGCGCATCGACGTGCGTTGCTTGGACGTGCTACAACAAGCAATCGGGAAGGCACTATTCGTTCAAAGACGGGCTCATCGACTGGAACGGTCGTGCGGCTCGGTTCGAAGTCGCGTTCGATGTGACCGAAGATGCCAGGCAGAAGGCCGTTCTGCAAAACCAGCTCGGGCTTGAAACGCTGCTCGTGGATTGCATCATGGAGTTTCGCCGTACATGTGGGATCGAGGTCGACCCCCTGCCTGCTCTCGAAAAGATCGGGCGGTTTTTCAAAGCCGGTCGCGTGTATATCGTCGAAATCGACGGCGAGCTGATGAGCAACACTTACGAATGGTGCAACGAGGGGGTCGACTCGCAGATAGAAGCATCGCAGGACGTTCCCGTTTCGTACATCGATCGGTGGATGGATTCGTTCAAGCAGCGCGATTGCGTGATCATTGAAGACGTCGAGCAGCTGAAGGGCACATCGCCGATCGAGTACGCCATCCTGAAACCTCAGGGGATCGCACGCCTCGTGGTCGCACCGATCTATGCGAACGAAGAGCTGTCAGGCTACATCGGCGTCGACGATCCCGAGCTAGAGCGGCTCGATTTGAGCACTTCTTTTTTCAAGACGGTGGGCATGTTCTTATCGATGGAGGTCGAACAGTCTGCCATCCGGGAAAAGCTCAGGCGTATGAGCTTCGAGGATTCCCTCACCGGGGTTTGGAACCGCAACCGCTTCATCGAGGATGTGCAGCGCTTCGACGAAGCGGGGCCCAAGGCGGGCTTCGGCGTCATGTACATCGACCTGAACGGCCTGAAGGACATCAACGACCGAGAGGGCCATGCGATCGGAGATCGCTCTCTTATCGACGCGGCGCGCATTCTCGACTCATCGTTTGAAAAGTCCGACGTCTATCGCCTTGGGGGAGACGAATTCGTCGTCGTTTCGCTCGAGGCCGACAAACATCAATTCGAACACCAGGTCGCCGAGGCTTCGACTCGGCTTAGCGCACGCTCGTGCCCTGCCGCGATCGGTACGTTTTACGCCGAGGAACCGTGCAGCGTCGACGATGCCGTCAAGTTCGCAGATACCCGGATGTACCAAGACAAGCGCCGATTCTACCGAGCCATGCCCGAGGCAAGCCGCCACCAAAGCATGTACGGGTTTTCCGACGCTGCAACGTAG
- a CDS encoding Fur family transcriptional regulator: MSTAIHDTIGEQKPMTRNTIQRALVLEAVQALHEHPTSADVYEAVRTKHPNISRATVYRNLGVLAERGDVLRVEVAGGADRYDFFNKPHYHAQCSCCGQIFDIDMPYRFDLADEVTDAHGFKIEGHHIMFEGLCPACQNAQQ; encoded by the coding sequence ATGAGTACGGCGATACACGATACCATCGGCGAGCAGAAGCCGATGACGCGCAATACCATACAACGGGCGCTGGTGCTCGAAGCAGTTCAGGCGCTCCACGAGCATCCTACCTCGGCCGACGTGTACGAGGCGGTGCGGACGAAGCATCCGAACATCTCGCGGGCTACGGTGTACCGCAACCTCGGTGTTCTTGCCGAGCGAGGCGATGTCTTGCGGGTAGAAGTTGCGGGGGGAGCCGACCGCTATGATTTCTTCAACAAGCCGCATTACCATGCGCAGTGCAGCTGTTGCGGTCAGATATTCGACATCGACATGCCGTATCGGTTCGATCTTGCCGACGAAGTGACCGATGCACACGGGTTTAAGATCGAGGGGCACCACATCATGTTCGAAGGCTTGTGCCCGGCCTGCCAAAACGCTCAGCAGTAG
- a CDS encoding ABC1 kinase family protein yields MLEDLGPSFVKIGQTLSTRSEILPKVYCDELAKLQTSCEPLPFDEMLSALDTQFGSRRAQIFVHIDPTPLGSASLAQVHRAVLETGDIVAVKIQRPGVKETMALDIDIMRMFARQAARFMKDEQMLDLRDVVEELWATFLEETDFRREAENLSEFADLNKDVAFIECPKVYPDLCSEYVLVMEYIDGTPIHDTGQLVAQGYDLEEIGSKMLDNYATQILDYGFFHADPHPGNVLVRAGKVVYIDLGNMGKLSARDRAGFGDIIEAVGKLDSSELKEALMRFAISKDNSVIDHTRFLADLDLLLADYGSCDVAEIDIGAFLNDILALTRQCKVTLPSSITSVSRGIVTIEGTVGPFIPNLNIVAIINAHIRTSKNSQEELAQAIGELARSLRSSATGSLDALAFSGDALKMLTRGQLKVNMEVLGSEAPLARVSKIVNRLTIALIIAGLFIGSSMLSLSTMEPRLLGVPVLAFFGYLGAAVLSLWIVVDIARRK; encoded by the coding sequence ATGCTCGAGGACCTGGGGCCGAGCTTCGTCAAGATCGGACAAACGCTTTCGACGCGCTCCGAAATTCTTCCGAAAGTGTATTGCGACGAGCTCGCAAAGCTCCAGACCTCCTGCGAGCCCCTCCCGTTCGACGAGATGCTCTCGGCGCTCGATACTCAGTTCGGAAGCCGTCGTGCCCAGATATTCGTTCATATCGACCCGACGCCGCTTGGCAGCGCCTCGCTTGCGCAGGTTCACAGGGCCGTGCTTGAGACCGGCGACATTGTGGCGGTCAAGATCCAGCGTCCGGGCGTCAAGGAGACGATGGCGCTTGACATCGACATCATGCGCATGTTTGCCCGTCAGGCGGCCCGTTTCATGAAAGACGAGCAGATGCTCGACTTGCGCGACGTCGTCGAAGAGCTGTGGGCAACGTTTCTCGAAGAAACCGATTTTCGCCGCGAGGCGGAAAACCTGTCCGAGTTCGCTGATTTGAACAAGGACGTCGCGTTCATCGAATGCCCGAAGGTGTATCCCGATCTGTGCAGCGAATACGTACTCGTGATGGAGTACATCGACGGCACTCCCATCCACGATACCGGGCAGCTGGTCGCGCAAGGCTATGATCTCGAGGAAATCGGCAGCAAGATGCTCGACAATTACGCGACGCAGATCCTCGATTACGGGTTCTTCCACGCCGATCCCCATCCGGGAAACGTGCTCGTGCGTGCCGGTAAAGTCGTCTACATCGATCTCGGCAACATGGGCAAGCTTTCGGCCCGCGATCGGGCGGGCTTCGGCGATATCATCGAAGCAGTGGGCAAACTCGACTCCTCGGAGCTCAAAGAAGCGCTCATGCGGTTTGCTATCTCCAAGGATAATTCGGTCATCGACCATACGCGTTTCCTTGCCGATCTCGATCTGCTGCTCGCCGATTACGGATCGTGCGATGTGGCAGAAATCGACATCGGCGCGTTTCTGAACGACATCCTCGCCCTCACGCGGCAGTGCAAGGTAACGCTTCCTTCCTCGATTACGAGTGTTTCGCGCGGTATCGTGACGATCGAGGGAACGGTCGGCCCGTTCATTCCCAACCTCAACATCGTCGCGATCATCAACGCCCACATCCGGACGAGCAAGAACAGCCAAGAGGAACTTGCCCAAGCAATCGGGGAGCTTGCCCGTTCGCTCAGGTCGTCGGCCACCGGATCGCTCGATGCCCTCGCGTTTTCGGGAGATGCGCTCAAGATGCTCACGCGAGGACAGCTCAAGGTGAACATGGAGGTGCTGGGCTCGGAGGCGCCGCTCGCGCGCGTTTCGAAGATCGTGAACCGCTTGACGATAGCGCTCATCATCGCAGGCCTCTTCATCGGGTCGAGCATGCTTTCGCTCTCGACGATGGAGCCTCGTCTGCTCGGCGTGCCGGTACTGGCTTTCTTCGGCTATCTGGGGGCTGCGGTTTTGTCGCTGTGGATCGTCGTCGATATAGCGCGGAGGAAGTGA
- a CDS encoding phasin family protein gives MASFGDGFKDIFLAGVGAMAITGEKTKELIDQLIEKGELTVDQGKQINSELRHKAEDAASTLRYDVLEARMAAMTPEERTAFAARAAELAAKANAASGSTEAAVGDASDVTSTETKPDASAGEANAGGGNAEATA, from the coding sequence ATGGCGAGTTTCGGCGACGGATTCAAAGACATCTTTCTGGCGGGAGTCGGTGCGATGGCGATAACGGGCGAGAAGACAAAAGAGCTCATCGATCAGCTCATCGAGAAAGGCGAGCTCACCGTCGACCAGGGAAAGCAGATCAACAGCGAACTCAGGCATAAGGCTGAGGACGCGGCTTCGACGTTGCGCTACGACGTGCTCGAGGCGCGCATGGCGGCCATGACCCCCGAAGAGCGCACCGCATTCGCTGCGCGCGCTGCAGAGCTTGCTGCAAAAGCGAATGCTGCTTCTGGAAGCACAGAGGCGGCGGTAGGCGACGCTTCGGACGTCACCAGCACCGAAACGAAGCCGGACGCCTCGGCGGGTGAGGCGAACGCAGGGGGCGGCAACGCCGAAGCAACGGCCTAA
- a CDS encoding IS110 family transposase: MIYAGIDIAKNEHVVGATDERGRDAAKPMPFANSTEGFGRCVAYLEGLAESKGDLLVGMEATGHYWLPLFCRLQDEGYAVAVVNPIRTDAMRRFKGSSRVKTDMIDCVLVAETLRCGDFEPSKLGDEAMIELRQLTRLHQELKESVADLKRQVVVALDQVFPEYGSIFSDTFGESSKAFLKRCPTPEECLGVRADSLAKTLERASRGNLGRDKADEIKGIARTSCGISVAASVFSFQIKLLIEQIDSIEGQIAEVGARVRSGIEAVEPLILTIPGIGHVLGARIVSEIGDIRRFRSAPAVVKYAGINPSVSQSGKFSSNENHITKQGSPYLRRALYLAAMAQLKLKTPFYDYYAKKRSEGKAHREALIAVSRKLVHVIYAVLSRQEPYDPEVARNPLASRSE, from the coding sequence ATGATCTATGCCGGGATAGACATAGCGAAAAACGAGCACGTTGTCGGTGCGACCGACGAGCGCGGCCGCGACGCGGCGAAGCCGATGCCGTTCGCGAACTCCACCGAAGGGTTCGGCAGGTGCGTCGCCTACCTCGAGGGGCTGGCGGAGTCGAAGGGCGATTTGCTGGTGGGCATGGAGGCGACCGGCCACTACTGGCTGCCGCTGTTCTGCCGCCTGCAGGACGAGGGGTACGCCGTCGCTGTCGTAAACCCCATCCGCACCGACGCGATGCGCCGGTTCAAGGGCAGCTCGCGCGTGAAGACCGACATGATCGACTGCGTGCTCGTGGCCGAGACGCTGCGCTGCGGCGACTTCGAGCCGAGCAAGCTGGGCGACGAGGCCATGATCGAGCTGCGCCAGCTCACGCGTCTCCACCAAGAGCTCAAGGAGAGCGTCGCCGACCTAAAGCGTCAGGTCGTAGTCGCTCTCGACCAGGTCTTCCCCGAGTACGGCTCCATCTTCTCCGACACCTTCGGCGAGAGCTCGAAAGCGTTTTTGAAGAGGTGCCCGACACCTGAAGAGTGCCTCGGGGTGAGAGCCGACTCCCTGGCGAAGACGCTCGAGAGGGCCAGCCGCGGCAATCTCGGGCGCGATAAGGCCGACGAGATCAAGGGCATCGCCAGGACGTCGTGCGGCATCAGCGTGGCGGCCTCCGTCTTCTCCTTCCAGATCAAGCTGCTCATCGAGCAGATCGACTCCATAGAGGGGCAGATCGCCGAGGTCGGGGCCAGGGTCCGCAGCGGCATCGAGGCCGTCGAGCCGCTGATTCTCACGATCCCCGGCATCGGGCACGTGCTCGGTGCCCGGATCGTATCCGAGATCGGCGACATTCGCCGGTTCCGCAGCGCGCCCGCCGTCGTGAAGTACGCCGGCATCAACCCTTCCGTGAGCCAGTCCGGCAAGTTCTCCTCCAACGAAAATCACATCACCAAGCAGGGATCGCCCTACCTGCGCCGCGCGCTCTACCTGGCGGCGATGGCCCAACTCAAACTGAAGACGCCGTTCTACGACTACTATGCCAAGAAGCGCTCCGAGGGGAAGGCTCACCGCGAGGCGCTGATTGCCGTCTCGAGAAAGCTCGTCCACGTGATTTACGCCGTGCTCTCGAGGCAAGAACCCTACGACCCGGAGGTCGCGAGGAACCCCCTCGCATCGCGTTCCGAGTGA
- a CDS encoding FAD-dependent oxidoreductase, with product MEKHATFLSRRTFLTGAALTGAAMAVAGVTGCASAPSNDGKQSQTAQSPAAGNQPSGSDDLAIAAVSVGEAGEPAKECDYLVIGGGNCGMMSAAHASSLGLKTILLEKSTVTGGSSVGTEVTMAFSDCKIMQECADDPNVVNASQQTGSNNDIYTYFMMHNSWEANAELVSNYVKNNHRQHDFLYEHGAYPMMLLPSLDAPTGGIMYEGQGIGAFDVMQKAAEQYDAEILTGSPATALVVDEGGTVVGAMATIDGSNAYVKAKAVFVGTGGFSTNAEMIERFIPGYGPIAWKNDSHLAHDGDGIRMMLGAGAVPSDMGFAQPSASSVEGVTWDTPIDKAAREPYLWVNAVGKRLGNEKWSVMDTMFKVGIKENDYVYFNVIDSAAVKRMETEPLMTNARTVLGSMDPVPEMGEELEKGVTSGDVYKGETIEELAEAAGIDPEGLAATVDAYNALAKAGEDTEFYKDPAALFALEEGPFYAFKLIPSWYSTLCGVKIDGKIEVVNAEGKPIPGLYAGGLDSGEFFKDNYNHGFSGGCSGYSYFTGFFAADQAKEYIDSL from the coding sequence ATGGAAAAGCATGCTACGTTTTTATCTCGTCGTACGTTTTTGACGGGAGCGGCTCTTACGGGAGCGGCAATGGCGGTTGCAGGCGTGACGGGGTGCGCCTCTGCGCCCTCAAACGATGGGAAGCAATCGCAAACGGCCCAAAGTCCAGCCGCCGGCAATCAGCCTTCTGGAAGTGACGATCTTGCTATCGCGGCTGTATCGGTAGGTGAAGCGGGGGAGCCGGCGAAGGAGTGCGACTACTTGGTTATCGGTGGCGGCAACTGCGGCATGATGTCTGCAGCGCACGCAAGCTCGCTCGGTTTGAAGACGATCCTGCTTGAGAAGTCGACGGTTACCGGGGGCTCGTCTGTTGGGACTGAAGTTACCATGGCATTTTCGGACTGCAAGATCATGCAAGAATGCGCAGACGATCCGAATGTGGTGAACGCAAGCCAACAAACGGGAAGCAATAACGACATATACACGTACTTCATGATGCACAACTCGTGGGAGGCGAACGCCGAGCTCGTTTCGAACTATGTGAAAAACAACCACCGCCAGCACGATTTCCTGTACGAGCATGGTGCGTATCCCATGATGTTGCTTCCTTCGCTTGATGCTCCAACAGGAGGTATCATGTACGAAGGGCAGGGCATCGGGGCATTCGACGTCATGCAGAAAGCCGCCGAGCAGTACGATGCGGAGATACTTACTGGATCACCGGCAACCGCATTGGTTGTCGATGAGGGCGGAACAGTCGTTGGGGCTATGGCGACGATCGACGGAAGCAATGCGTACGTCAAGGCGAAAGCCGTGTTCGTCGGTACCGGCGGCTTTTCGACCAACGCCGAGATGATCGAGCGATTCATTCCCGGGTACGGCCCGATTGCCTGGAAGAACGATTCTCACCTCGCCCACGATGGCGACGGAATCCGTATGATGCTTGGTGCCGGGGCTGTCCCGTCGGATATGGGGTTTGCCCAGCCGTCGGCCTCGAGCGTCGAAGGCGTAACATGGGACACCCCTATCGACAAGGCGGCTCGCGAACCGTACTTGTGGGTGAACGCCGTTGGCAAGCGACTCGGAAACGAGAAGTGGTCGGTCATGGATACCATGTTCAAGGTCGGTATCAAGGAGAACGATTACGTGTACTTCAATGTGATCGACTCGGCAGCCGTCAAGCGTATGGAAACCGAGCCGCTCATGACAAATGCGCGTACGGTTCTCGGCTCCATGGATCCGGTTCCTGAGATGGGCGAGGAGCTGGAAAAGGGCGTCACGTCGGGAGACGTGTACAAAGGCGAGACGATCGAGGAACTCGCTGAGGCTGCGGGGATCGACCCCGAAGGGCTTGCCGCAACGGTTGACGCGTACAACGCCTTGGCGAAAGCGGGCGAAGACACGGAATTTTACAAGGACCCTGCCGCACTTTTTGCTCTTGAAGAAGGCCCCTTCTACGCGTTCAAGCTCATTCCGTCCTGGTATTCGACGCTGTGCGGTGTGAAGATCGATGGCAAGATTGAAGTGGTGAATGCGGAAGGCAAGCCGATACCGGGACTGTATGCAGGCGGACTGGATTCTGGTGAGTTTTTCAAAGACAACTACAATCATGGCTTCTCAGGCGGCTGTTCAGGGTATTCGTATTTTACGGGATTCTTTGCAGCAGACCAGGCGAAAGAATATATCGATTCGTTGTAA
- a CDS encoding helix-turn-helix transcriptional regulator: protein MLRAFSLELTDARVNEMGRLYLLGGVLGLTALAAYLFLPLGKMERRRITLPLVRNVLIVMAVAFLLAPFLSGVSLSVSYGIFGAGFWCFRAISWILCLLIVVRFRYSPVRAIGVMDGAFALSVVVSAQLNSWLVETIKVGGTELTTVSLITVFVLMFIVVVVLNGKETGSVLRETVEDRGSPDTGMPSRGDGDIASCIDEITQEYDLTPREAEVALLLAKGRSLPFIQNELYISSGTAQTHARHIYKKLDIHSRQEFLDIVEARIAPNRESLR from the coding sequence ATGCTGCGTGCTTTTTCGCTTGAGCTCACCGATGCTCGCGTAAACGAGATGGGTAGGCTGTATCTGCTAGGAGGCGTTCTCGGCCTAACCGCGTTGGCGGCGTACCTTTTTCTTCCGCTGGGAAAGATGGAGCGCCGTCGCATCACATTGCCGCTTGTGAGAAACGTCCTTATCGTTATGGCGGTTGCCTTTTTGTTGGCACCGTTTCTGAGTGGAGTTTCCCTTTCTGTTTCGTACGGGATATTCGGAGCGGGATTCTGGTGCTTCAGGGCTATATCGTGGATTCTCTGCTTGCTTATCGTGGTGCGTTTCCGTTACAGTCCCGTGCGTGCAATCGGTGTGATGGACGGAGCTTTTGCGCTTTCTGTTGTGGTGAGCGCACAGTTGAACTCGTGGCTTGTCGAAACCATTAAAGTTGGGGGAACCGAGCTTACCACGGTGTCTCTTATTACGGTATTCGTGCTGATGTTCATTGTTGTCGTGGTGCTGAATGGCAAGGAGACCGGCAGCGTCTTGCGAGAAACCGTCGAAGATCGCGGTTCGCCTGACACGGGGATGCCGTCGAGGGGCGATGGCGATATTGCGTCATGCATCGATGAGATCACACAGGAATACGACCTTACTCCGCGAGAAGCGGAAGTAGCTCTTTTACTTGCAAAGGGAAGGAGTCTTCCCTTCATACAAAACGAGCTCTACATCTCTTCGGGCACTGCCCAGACGCATGCTCGCCACATTTACAAAAAACTCGATATACACTCGAGGCAGGAGTTTCTCGATATCGTCGAGGCTCGTATTGCGCCGAACAGGGAGTCGTTGCGCTAG
- a CDS encoding P-II family nitrogen regulator: MKKISAIVRPEKLEPLKDALFAAKVSGMTISQVHGCGNQHGWKEYYRGTEVMLNMVPKVKFEIVVGDERVDAIVDLICETAQTGDVGDGKIFIFPVDEVVRIRTKEKGEAAV; the protein is encoded by the coding sequence ATGAAGAAAATCTCGGCGATCGTTCGGCCTGAAAAGCTCGAGCCTTTGAAAGATGCGCTCTTCGCAGCGAAAGTGTCAGGCATGACGATATCCCAGGTGCATGGGTGCGGAAACCAGCATGGCTGGAAGGAATACTATCGCGGAACCGAAGTGATGCTCAACATGGTTCCGAAGGTGAAGTTCGAAATCGTGGTCGGTGACGAACGGGTCGATGCCATTGTTGACCTCATCTGCGAAACTGCGCAGACAGGAGACGTGGGGGACGGCAAAATCTTCATCTTCCCTGTTGACGAAGTGGTGCGTATACGCACGAAGGAAAAAGGCGAGGCGGCCGTTTAG
- a CDS encoding ammonium transporter, with the protein MFDTGSTGFMIVCAMLVLLMTPGLAFFYGGLSRRKNVVNTMIMVLAVMGIVGITWTVCGWSFAYGGDGSIPFFGGFDQLGCFGAVQGMLAEAQTVPEDAVYPGIVDVVFQMAFCMITTAIITGAVAGRMKFGAVCAFVAIWTIVVYPPLAHMVWGGEGSLIGDTIGALDFAGGDVVHISSGLTGLILCVLLGKRKGFGMMNYRPHNVPFVALGAALLWFGWFGFNAGSEFAADGVAALALVNTVVASGAALVSWMLVERIKVGKPTLVGGATGLVAGLVVITPAAGFVEPWAAIVMGLIVSPICYFAISLCKKKLGYDDALDAFGCHCVGGIVGGVLTGLFCVPELSWTEFGGLFYTGDPSLLVSQVLGILVTVVFVGVAGIVIGLIVKAVFGGSLRVSEEKEAQGLDVAEHGESAYPAYIGLD; encoded by the coding sequence ATGTTCGACACAGGATCGACGGGATTCATGATCGTCTGCGCGATGCTCGTTTTGCTGATGACGCCCGGTCTGGCGTTCTTCTACGGAGGTTTGAGCAGGCGCAAGAACGTGGTGAACACGATGATCATGGTGCTTGCGGTGATGGGCATCGTCGGAATCACGTGGACGGTCTGCGGGTGGTCGTTCGCATACGGCGGCGACGGCTCGATCCCGTTTTTCGGGGGATTCGATCAGCTCGGATGCTTCGGCGCGGTGCAGGGCATGCTTGCGGAAGCGCAGACGGTGCCCGAGGACGCGGTGTATCCCGGCATCGTGGATGTCGTGTTCCAGATGGCATTCTGCATGATCACCACGGCCATCATCACGGGTGCGGTCGCGGGCCGCATGAAGTTCGGTGCGGTATGCGCGTTCGTGGCGATCTGGACGATCGTCGTGTATCCTCCGCTCGCCCACATGGTGTGGGGCGGGGAGGGGAGCCTGATCGGAGACACGATCGGCGCGCTCGACTTCGCCGGTGGCGACGTCGTGCACATCAGCTCCGGGCTGACGGGGCTTATCCTGTGCGTCTTGCTGGGCAAGCGCAAAGGTTTCGGCATGATGAACTACCGCCCGCACAACGTGCCGTTCGTGGCGCTTGGAGCTGCGCTTCTGTGGTTCGGTTGGTTCGGGTTCAACGCGGGCTCCGAGTTCGCGGCTGACGGAGTCGCGGCGCTTGCGCTCGTCAACACGGTTGTGGCTTCAGGTGCGGCGCTCGTGTCCTGGATGCTTGTTGAACGTATCAAAGTGGGGAAGCCCACCTTGGTCGGCGGTGCGACCGGTTTGGTCGCCGGCTTGGTGGTTATCACGCCGGCAGCAGGTTTCGTGGAGCCGTGGGCGGCCATCGTCATGGGCCTTATCGTTTCGCCCATCTGCTACTTTGCCATCTCGCTCTGCAAGAAGAAGCTCGGCTACGACGATGCGCTCGATGCGTTCGGATGCCATTGCGTGGGCGGTATCGTGGGCGGCGTGCTGACGGGCCTGTTCTGCGTGCCCGAGCTATCCTGGACCGAATTCGGCGGTCTGTTCTATACAGGGGACCCCTCTCTTCTGGTCAGCCAGGTGCTCGGCATACTCGTAACGGTCGTGTTCGTAGGCGTTGCGGGCATCGTGATCGGGCTGATCGTCAAAGCCGTGTTCGGGGGCAGCTTGCGGGTGAGCGAAGAGAAGGAAGCGCAGGGTCTCGATGTGGCGGAGCACGGTGAGAGCGCCTATCCGGCCTACATTGGCCTCGATTAA
- a CDS encoding GNAT family N-acetyltransferase, which produces MRFEPVGTDEQIKDLAAMADEIWHEYWPGLIGKEQTDYMVERFQSFDALIRDIRNGEYEYWFLVDDQSGEDRIVGYTGGKMELSTKRFFISKIYLYASERGKGYASRVIHFYERLCEMRRLKAMYLTVNKGNDLAIRAYEAKGFKTIEVAETDIGDGFIMDDYIMEKTVEERES; this is translated from the coding sequence ATGAGATTCGAACCAGTTGGAACCGACGAGCAGATCAAAGACCTCGCAGCGATGGCTGACGAGATTTGGCACGAATACTGGCCGGGACTCATCGGCAAGGAGCAGACCGACTACATGGTCGAGCGGTTCCAAAGCTTCGACGCGCTCATCCGCGATATCAGAAACGGCGAATATGAGTACTGGTTTTTAGTTGACGACCAGTCGGGGGAAGACCGCATCGTCGGCTATACGGGCGGCAAGATGGAACTTTCCACCAAGCGGTTCTTCATCTCCAAAATCTATTTGTACGCCTCGGAGCGCGGCAAGGGATACGCCTCGCGCGTCATCCACTTCTACGAGCGCCTGTGCGAAATGCGCAGGCTTAAGGCCATGTACCTTACCGTCAACAAAGGCAACGACCTAGCCATCCGAGCATATGAAGCCAAGGGGTTCAAAACGATCGAAGTTGCCGAAACAGACATCGGAGACGGTTTCATCATGGACGACTACATCATGGAAAAAACCGTAGAAGAGCGGGAGTCGTAA
- a CDS encoding YegP family protein yields MGKFVIRKTEKGCHFVLKANNGEIIATSETYSSKEACKKGIESVKKNAPDAEIVEE; encoded by the coding sequence ATGGGTAAATTCGTTATCAGGAAAACCGAAAAAGGCTGCCACTTCGTCCTCAAGGCGAACAACGGCGAAATCATCGCAACCTCGGAAACCTACAGCTCGAAAGAGGCTTGCAAAAAGGGCATCGAGAGCGTGAAGAAGAACGCGCCCGACGCGGAAATCGTCGAGGAGTAG